TCCCCGCCTATGTCCAGGATGTCCGCGCCTTCCTCCACTAGCCTCAGGCCGTGTTCCACCGCGGCCTCCACCTGGTAATACCTTCCACCGTCGGAAAAGGAATCCGGGGTCACGTTGACGATGCCCATGACCAGGGTGCGCTCGCCCAGGCGGTATTCCCTTCCCCCTAGGACCAGGGTCCTCTCCTCCTCCCGGAAGGCGGGGGCCAGGACCTCCTCCAGCTCGGCGGCCAGCGCCTTTAACCCGAAGGGCTGCTCCTTGAGGCGCGCGATCAGGGCCCGGTAATGCTTGAGGGTCCCGGAGATCACGGCGGGGACCTCCCTCTCCCGGTAGTCGAAGACCTCCCGCGGGAGGGAGACCTCTCCCCCTATGGAGAGCATGTTCTGCTTGAGGATGTTGGCCGCCCGCGTATCCAGGCGGTCCACCCGGACCACGCGGTGGACCATCTTGGGGGCCATGATGGCGCGCCCGCGGTCGCTGGGGCCGATCTCGTCCAGGCGGGCAAAGGCTTCGCGCAGGTCCTCCACCCGGAGCAGGCGAGGGTTGTACCGCATGAGCTCTCCTCAGCTCTTCTGTCGTATGAGGGCCATGGCCTCGGCGCGTGAAGCGGCATTGGTGTGGAAGGTACCGCGCACCGCGGAGGTGATGGTCAGGGTGCCCGGCTTCTTCACCCCCCGCATGGACATGCACAGGTGCTCGGCCTCGATGATCACCAGCACTCCCCGCGGCCGGAGGGCCTTGACCAGGGTGTCGGCGATGGTGGTGGTCAGGCGCTCCTGCACCTGGAGGCGCTTGGAGAGCACGTCCACCACCCGGGCCAGCTTGCTGATGCCGGTTATCTGCCCCTGTGGCCCGGGGATGTAGGCCACGTGGGCCTTTCCCAGGAAGGGCATGAGGTGATGCTCGCATATGGAGTAGAGGGGGATGTCCTTGACCACGATCATCTCCTCGTGTTCCTCGGTAAACATAGCCTGGATGACGCTGGCGGGATCCACGTCCATCCCGCAGAGGATCTCCTCGTACATCTTGGCCACCCGCTCCGGGGTGTCCACCAGGCCCTCGCGCTCCAGGTCCTCCCCGATCCCCTCGAGGATCAGGCGCACGCCCTGTTTTATCTTCTCCCGGTCCACCTCACACCTTCCGCGCGTCCGGCGGGACCAGCGGTGCCCGCCCCTTCCACCACTTCCCGGCCCGAGGCCTCGTCTCTCCCGGGTTCCGCGGCTTTCCGCCCCGCGGCCGCGAGGGGCCGTCCTCCCTTCGCTCCGTGCCCATGGGCGGTGCCATGCCGCTCCCGCCCCCGGGAAGCGCCACCCGGATATTATAACGCAAGCCCTGGCGGCCAGGACCTTTTGGCGAAGGCGGCCGCGGACGCCGCCCAAAAGGTCGCGCCGTCCGCCGCCCACCCCTGCCGGGACCAAATCCAGAGGAGCAATACGGGCATGGATGGTCTTGCCTGATTGATTACCATTATTTACCAAATCTGAAGCGTCGTTTCCGGAACGAAACTAGCGTAGGGCTCCAGGAGCATGGTGAACATAGGCAACAGGGGCGACGGAAGCGCGTGCTGATGCCGGAAAGCTCGACTCGAACCTCACTCCGGCTGGATGGCCGGCTTACCCTTGATGGGCGCGGGGGGGCGCACCGCTTCCCGCTCCTCCCCCCTCTCCTCCCGGGAAGGGGTTTCCGCCGGGGCGGTGCTCTCCAGTTCCCGCCCCTCGAGCAGGGCCACCAGTTCATCCTTCTCCAGGGTCTCCCGCTCGATGAGGGTGCGGGCGATGAGGTCCAGCTTATCCCGGTTCCGGGTGAGGATCTCCCTGGCGCGGTCGTAAGCCCCGTCCACCAGCCTCCTCACCTCGCGGTCTATCTCGTAGGCTATCTGGTCGCTGTAATCCTGGTGGGTGACCAGATCCCGCCCTAAAAAGACCTCCCCCTGTTTCTGCCCCAGGGTAAGGGGTCCCAGCTTCTCGCTCATCCCGAACTCGCAGACCATCTTGCGGGCCAGGCGGGTGGCCTTCTCAATGTCGTTCTGGTCCCCGGTGGTGATCTCCCCGAAGACCATCTCCTCGGCCACCCGGCCTCCGAGGAGCATGGCCAGCTCGTCCACCAGCTCGGACTTGGTCACCAAGTACTTGTCCTCGGTGGGGAGGGTGAGGGTGTAGCCCAGGGCCTGGCCCCGGGGGATGATGGAAATCTTGTGCACCGGGTCGGCGTTGGGGAGCTCGTGGGCCACCAGGGCATGGCCCGTCTCGTGGTAGGCGATGATCTCCTTCTCCTTGTCGCTGATGAGGCGGGTGCGCCTCTCCGGCCCGGCCACCACGCGGTCGATGGCCTCCTCCATCTCCTCCATGTCCAGCTTCTTCTTCCCGTGGCGCGCGGCCAGGAGGGCAGCCTCATTGACCAGGTTGGCCAGGTCGGCGCCGGTGAAGCCCGGTGTGCGCCGGGCCAGGACCTCCAGGTCCACGTCGTCGGCCAGGGGCTTGTCCCGGGTGTGCACCTTGAGTATCTCTATGCGGCCCTGCAGGTCGGGCCGGTCCACCACGATCTGGCGGTCGAACCTTCCCGGCCGCAGGAGCGCGGGATCCAGTATGTCCGGCCGGTTGGTGGCGGCGATGAGGATGACCCCGGCCTT
The genomic region above belongs to Actinomycetota bacterium and contains:
- the folE gene encoding GTP cyclohydrolase I FolE encodes the protein MDREKIKQGVRLILEGIGEDLEREGLVDTPERVAKMYEEILCGMDVDPASVIQAMFTEEHEEMIVVKDIPLYSICEHHLMPFLGKAHVAYIPGPQGQITGISKLARVVDVLSKRLQVQERLTTTIADTLVKALRPRGVLVIIEAEHLCMSMRGVKKPGTLTITSAVRGTFHTNAASRAEAMALIRQKS
- the ftsH gene encoding ATP-dependent zinc metalloprotease FtsH; amino-acid sequence: MNTGNKRIWRTAIFYLVIVFVILLVWTKSPSIFGTKKVHDLSWFQDRLAAGEISTLTIKDKDHVVVGTLQNGEEFEVSFPADYTSDLVKEINSFRAKADSADAEEARKYAAYRDLEIKVDTQGGFDFLGVVLNLLPFILIVVLFFFLFQQMQGGGSKVMSFGKSRAKLVSKDQPKVTFKDVAGVDEAVEELKEIRDFLANPAKFQALGAKIPKGVLLYGPPGSGKTLLAKAVAGEAGVPFFSISGSDFVEMFVGVGASRVRDLFEQAKANAPAIIFVDEIDAVGRHRGAGLGGGHDEREQTLNQLLVEMDGFDTKAGVILIAATNRPDILDPALLRPGRFDRQIVVDRPDLQGRIEILKVHTRDKPLADDVDLEVLARRTPGFTGADLANLVNEAALLAARHGKKKLDMEEMEEAIDRVVAGPERRTRLISDKEKEIIAYHETGHALVAHELPNADPVHKISIIPRGQALGYTLTLPTEDKYLVTKSELVDELAMLLGGRVAEEMVFGEITTGDQNDIEKATRLARKMVCEFGMSEKLGPLTLGQKQGEVFLGRDLVTHQDYSDQIAYEIDREVRRLVDGAYDRAREILTRNRDKLDLIARTLIERETLEKDELVALLEGRELESTAPAETPSREERGEEREAVRPPAPIKGKPAIQPE